From the Brachyhypopomus gauderio isolate BG-103 chromosome 5, BGAUD_0.2, whole genome shotgun sequence genome, one window contains:
- the LOC143514567 gene encoding mediator of RNA polymerase II transcription subunit 12-like has product MDQWTMRQSSLELQLMIKQSSNNELYSLLENIAKATIKVFQKSAEMNSSNPSWNGATVSGSSVSNSNNASKLKPVLRFWCEEA; this is encoded by the exons ATGGATCAGTGGACCATGAGGCAGTCTTCTCTTGAGCTTCAGCTTATGATCAAGCAAAGCTCAAATAAT GAGTTGTATTCCCTGCTGGAGAACATTGCCAAGGCAACCATCAAGGTTTTCCAGAAGTCTGCTGAGATGAACTCCAGTAACCCTTCTTGGAATGGAGCCACTGTCTCCGGCAGCTCCGTTTCCAATAGCAACAATGCCAGCAAGCTCAAACCAGTGCTCAG ATTCTGGTGCGAAGAAGCTTGA